One region of Eremothecium gossypii ATCC 10895 chromosome II, complete sequence genomic DNA includes:
- the THG1 gene encoding tRNA guanylyltransferase (Syntenic homolog of Saccharomyces cerevisiae YGR024C (THG1)) codes for MAKSRFEYVREYEVHDTLLPETYIVVRIDGKHFHEFSQHYSFEKPNDERALKLMNASAKNVVMAYSGDIILAFGESDEYSFILRKDSTLFRRRRDKLSTLFVSLFTAQYVALWPKFFPEQPLSHKRLPFFDSRCVCYPNTTVVKDYLCWRYVDTHINNLYNTVFWNLVLKCNLTPREAEQRLSGTLSSDKQEILFSECGVNYNNESEMFKKGSLINRKGEIMHIDVVKQIDELFAGF; via the coding sequence ATGGCCAAATCACGGTTTGAGTATGTGCGCGAGTACGAGGTGCATGACACGCTGCTGCCCGAGACGTACATTGTGGTGCGTATCGATGGAAAGCACTTCCATGAGTTCTCGCAGCACTACTCTTTCGAGAAACCAAACGATGAGCGGGCGTTGAAGCTCATGAATGCTAGCGCGAAGAACGTTGTGATGGCGTATTCCGGTGACATCATTTTGGCGTTCGGGGAGAGCGACGAGTACTCATTCATTCTGCGCAAGGACAGTACCCTGTTCAGGCGACGCAGGGACAAGCTGAGCACGTTGTTTGTGTCGCTGTTTACCGCGCAGTACGTTGCATTGTGGCCCAAGTTCTTCCCGGAGCAGCCGCTCAGCCATAAGCGGCTGCCGTTCTTCGATTCGCGCTGCGTGTGCTATCCTAACACGACCGTTGTGAAAGACTACTTGTGTTGGCGCTACGTAGATACACACATCAACAACCTGTACAACACCGTCTTCTGGAATTTGGTATTGAAGTGCAACCTGACGCCGCGCGAAGCAGAGCAACGCCTCTCCGGCACCTTATCCAGCGACAAGCAGGAGATACTATTCAGTGAGTGCGGCGTCAACTACAACAACGAGTCCGAGATGTTCAAAAAGGGCTCCTTGATCAACCGGAAGGGAGAAATCATGCATATCGACGTGGTGAAGCAAATAGATGAGCTATTTGCGGGTTTTTAA
- a CDS encoding ABR030Wp (NOHBY212; No homolog in Saccharomyces cerevisiae; Syntenic homolog of Kluyveromyces lactis KLLA0B06259g) has translation MSIQLLKASEGSVITGYCVTNGLRYVIFAEVTYAKSKGVLKLFSVDNEKTITFNKPVEVGTEAAHDDAVLNKLAIIKVPVIRKNKVEKTDIVVINAGDGIQLMSLEQLFGLDDGDGVTAKWQLSHGQDRILSFEAKATTNGVIEIWFCTRLGQAMQVKYSVSSDKFHSFQQLMEVSDDSLNCMATGSEEYGSWEAKLGPLKAVAMACFDNSIYWLHEGTLERQSILSFEQANNNTLTSVAYVTVKRLTTTYVNYYCGSVTNIGCIMYKRSTRGDWDVVHTFRRPISKPESSPLLNCALHFDNVSEITIVSGTECGILCVWRYDYKAELELAVNHIKVGGEGDLVHGVQLLGSQRAYFLCNRSELRYVDL, from the coding sequence ATGAGTATACAGCTATTAAAGGCTTCAGAAGGATCAGTTATTACAGGATACTGCGTGACAAATGGATTGAGGTATGTGATCTTTGCTGAGGTCACATACGCAAAGTCCAAGGGTGTCTTGAAACTCTTTAGTGTGGACAACGAGAAGACTATCACATTCAACAAGCCGGTCGAAGTTGGCACGGAAGCAGCTCACGATGACGCAGTGCTAAATAAATTGGCCATCATTAAGGTCCCAGTAATCCGGAAGAACAAGGTGGAAAAGACCGACATAGTGGTGATAAACGCCGGCGATGGGATTCAGCTGATGAGTTTGGAGCAGCTTTTTGGGCTCGATGACGGTGACGGCGTTACGGCAAAGTGGCAGCTTTCGCATGGACAGGACAGGATCCTGAGTTTCGAGGCGAAGGCGACCACGAATGGAGTGATCGAGATTTGGTTCTGTACTAGGCTGGGCCAGGCCATGCAGGTCAAGTACAGCGTTTCCAGCGACAAGTTCCACTCCTTCCAGCAGTTGATGGAGGTGTCGGACGACTCGCTCAATTGTATGGCTACGGGGTCCGAAGAATATGGTTCGTGGGAAGCAAAGCTAGGCCCATTGAAAGCCGTTGCAATGGCCTGCTTCGACAATAGCATATATTGGTTACACGAAGGCACGTTGGAGCGGCAGAGTATACTATCCTTTGAGCAGGCTAACAACAACACATTAACGAGCGTCGCATATGTCACGGTGAAACGCCTGACAACTACGTATgtcaattactattgcggCTCTGTGACCAACATCGGCTGCATCATGTACAAACGAAGCACCAGAGGCGACTGGGATGTAGTACATACGTTCAGGCGACCAATTTCTAAACCAGAAAGCTCACCATTGCTCAACTGCGCATTGCATTTCGACAACGTTAGCGAGATTACAATCGTATCGGGCACCGAGTGCGGCATTCTATGTGTATGGCGATACGACTACAAAGCAGAGTTAGAGCTAGCCGTTAACCACATAAAGGTTGGCGGCGAGGGCGACCTGGTGCATGGAGTGCAGCTTTTGGGCAGCCAGCGTGCCTATTTCTTGTGCAATAGATCAGAACTGCGATATGTAGACCTTTAA
- the RPA135 gene encoding DNA-directed RNA polymerase I core subunit RPA135 (Syntenic homolog of Saccharomyces cerevisiae YPR010C (RPA135)) — protein MSVMEPLSANRTAQFRTLEREARFVSPPKDKSAYPLLYEAVEPHVGSFNALTEGPGGGLLNLGARDIGAKVVFDGKASDENPNYLGNKLALSVTQVSLTKPMSNDGVTAAAERNVFPAEARKRLTTYRGKLLLKLNWSVNDGEETFSEVRDCGPLPVMLQSNRCHLHKMSPQELVEHKEESDELGGYFIVNGIEKLIRMLIVQRRNHPMAIIRPSFANRGTSYSHYGVQIRCVRPDQTSQTNVLHYLNDGQVTFRFSWRKNEYLVPVVLILKALTDASDREIFDGIVGADTSNSFLTDRLELLLRGFKKRFPQLLNRRQVLQYLGDKFRVVLQASPDMSDYLVGQELLRRIVLVHLGDENTDKSNMLMFMIRKLYSLVAGECCPDNPDATQHQEVLLGGFLYGMIVKEKIEEYLQNIKLQIQADVNRGMPVDFKDRKYMTRVLTRINENIGSKLQYFLSTGNLVSQSGLDLQQVSGYTVVAEKINFYRFISHFRMVHRGSFFAQLKTTTVRKLLPESWGFLCPVHTPDGSPCGLLNHFAHKCKISTTQSDVSKIPTLLYSLGVSPAAHVTAAGPSLCCVQLDGKIVGWCSHEQGRIVADTLRYWKVEGKTDGLPLDLEIGYVPASKRGQYPGLYLFGGHSRMMRPVRYLPLDKQDIVGPFEQVYMDIAVTPEEIQNNVHTHVEFSPTNILSILANLTPFSDFNQSPRNMYQCQMGKQTMGTPGVALCHRSDNKLYRLQSGQTPIVKANLYDDYGMDNFPNGTNAVVAVISYTGYDMDDAMIINKSADERGFSYGTVYKTEKIDLSLSRGRGDPVTQHFGFGTDEWPKEWLEKLDEDGLPIIGSYVEEGDPICAYFDDTLNKTKIKTYHSSEPAYIEEVTLIGDESNKFQELQYITIKYRIRRVPQIGDKFSSRHGQKGVCSRKWPTVDMPFSETGIQPDVIINPHAFPSRMTIGMFVESLAGKAGALHGIAQDATPWTFSEEDTPADYFGDQLLKAGYNYHGNEPMYSGATGEELRADIYIGVVYYQRLRHMVNDKFQVRSTGPVNSLTMQPVKGRKRHGGIRVGEMERDALIGHGTSFLLQDRLLNSSDYTQSAVCRECGSILTTQSSVPKIGSMVTIRCRRCAISFDEAKKIITQQDSEDSIFIDDSHIWEDGQGNKFVGGGNTTTVAIPFVLKYLDSELAAMGIRLRYNVDPK, from the coding sequence ATGAGCGTCATGGAACCCCTTTCTGCCAATAGAACGGCTCAGTTTCGGACGTTGGAACGTGAAGCGCGGTTTGTGAGCCCGCCAAAAGATAAATCGGCGTACCCGCTGCTGTACGAGGCAGTCGAGCCGCATGTGGGGTCGTTCAATGCGCTCACGGAAGGCCcgggcggcgggctgcTGAACCTGGGAGCGCGCGACATCGGCGCGAAGGTGGTGTTTGACGGCAAGGCGTCGGACGAGAACCCGAACTACCTGGGGAACAAGCTGGCGCTGAGCGTGACACAGGTGTCGCTGACGAAGCCCATGTCCAATGACGGTGTGACTGCGGCGGCCGAGCGGAACGTGTTTCCCGCGGAGGCGCGGAAGCGGTTGACGACGTACAGAGgcaagctgctgctgaagctGAACTGGTCCGTCAACGACGGCGAGGAGACCTTCAGCGAGGTGCGCGACTGCGGGCCGCTGCCGGTGATGCTGCAGAGCAACCGGTGCCACCTGCACAAGATGTCGCCGCaggagctggtggagcaCAAGGAAGAGTCGGACGAGCTGGGAGGGTACTTCATCGTGAACGGTATCGAAAAGCTGATCAGAATGCTGATTGTGCAGCGCAGAAACCACCCCATGGCGATCATCCGTCCCTCTTTTGCCAACAGAGGCACGTCCTACTCGCACTACGGTGTGCAGATCAGGTGCGTGCGTCCAGACCAGACATCTCAGACGAATGTTCTGCATTACTTGAATGACGGGCAGGTGACGTTCAGATTTTCTTGGCGGAAAAATGAATACCTGGTGCCTGTAGTTCTGATCTTGAAGGCGCTGACTGATGCAAGCGATCGCGAGATCTTTGACGGGATTGTGGGTGCGGACACGTCGAACTCGTTCTTGACCGATCGTTTAGAATTGCTACTGCGGGGCTTCAAGAAGAGATTTCCGCAATTGCTGAACCGCCGGCAAGTTCTCCAGTACCTGGGTGACAAGTTCCGTGTTGTGCTGCAGGCGTCACCCGACATGAGTGACTATCTGGTTGGCCAGGAACTGTTAAGACGTATCGTTTTGGTGCACCTGGGAGATGAAAACACGGACAAGTCTAACATGTTGATGTTCATGATCAGGAAGCTATATTCTCTGGTTGCAGGCGAATGTTGCCCGGACAATCCAGATGCGACGCAGCACCAGGAAGTACTACTGGGAGGTTTCCTCTACGGCATGATAGTCAAGGAAAAGATCGAGGAGTATCTGCAAAACATCAAACTACAGATACAGGCCGATGTTAATCGGGGTATGCCCGTCGATTTCAAAGACAGGAAGTACATGACAAGGGTGCTCACGAGAATCAATGAAAATATCGGATCCAAGCTACAGTACTTTTTATCCACCGGTAACTTGGTGTCCCAATCCGGTCTGGATTTGCAGCAAGTTTCTGGTTACACAGTTGTTGCGGAAAAGATTAACTTTTACCGTTTCATATCTCATTTCAGAATGGTTCACAGAGGTTCTTTCTTTGCACAGTTGAAAACCACCACTGTGAGAAAGTTACTGCCAGAATCCTGGGGTTTCCTGTGCCCTGTCCACACTCCCGATGGTTCTCCGTGTGGTTTGCTGAACCATTTTGCGCACAAGTGTAAAATATCCACCACTCAGTCAGATGTTTCAAAAATCCCAACGCTTCTTTATAGTTTGGGCGTCTCTCCAGCCGCTCATGTTACTGCTGCAGGCCCTTCGTTGTGCTGCGTGCAACTGGATGGTAAGATTGTCGGTTGGTGCTCTCATGAACAAGGCAGAATTGTAGCGGATACGCTGAGATATTGGAAAGTGGAAGGAAAGACTGATGGCTTGCCTTTGGACCTTGAGATAGGTTATGTTCCAGCATCAAAAAGAGGACAATATCCTGGACTGTATCTCTTCGGTGGACACTCTAGGATGATGCGCCCAGTACGCTACTTGCCACTGGATAAGCAAGACATTGTTGGTCCTTTCGAACAAGTCTACATGGACATCGCAGTCACACCTGAAGAAATCCAGAATAACGTCCATACTCATGTTGAATTTTCACCAACAAATATTCTGTCCATTCTTGCTAACCTGACTCCATTCTCTGACTTCAACCAATCTCCCAGAAATATGTACCAATGTCAGATGGGTAAGCAAACAATGGGTACACCCGGTGTGGCACTATGCCATCGTTCCGATAACAAACTCTATAGACTGCAGAGCGGGCAGACTCCTATCGTGAAGGCGAACCTGTATGATGACTATGGTATGGACAATTTCCCTAACGGAACCAATGCTGTCGTCGCAGTTATCTCTTACACAGGTTACGATATGGACGATGCAATGATTATCAACAAATCTGCAGACGAAAGAGGGTTTTCTTATGGTACTGTCTACAAAACTGAGAAAATTGACTTATCTTTAAGCAGGGGCCGTGGTGATCCTGTTACACAGCATTTCGGGTTTGGAACCGATGAGTGGCCTAAGGAATGGCTGGAAAAGCTGGATGAGGATGGTCTACCTATCATTGGCTCCTACGTCGAGGAAGGTGATCCTATTTGCGCCTACTTCGACGATACGTTGAACAAGACTAAGATCAAAACTTACCATTCGAGCGAGCCAGCTTATATCGAGGAAGTCACTTTGATCGGAGACGAATCCAACAAATTCCAAGAACTTCAATACATCACCATAAAATACCGGATAAGAAGAGTTCCTCAGATTGGTGACAAGTTCTCTTCCAGACACGGTCAGAAGGGTGTGTGCTCTAGAAAGTGGCCAACCGTTGATATGCCCTTCAGTGAAACGGGTATTCAGCCTGATGTCATCATTAACCCACATGCATTTCCTTCTCGTATGACTATTGGTATGTTTGTCGAGTCCCTAGCAGGTAAGGCAGGTGCTCTGCATGGTATCGCCCAGGACGCTACTCCGTGGACTTTCAGCGAAGAAGACACGCCAGCAGACTACTTTGGTGACCAGCTATTGAAGGCAGGCTACAACTACCACGGTAACGAGCCAATGTACTCTGGCGCAACAGGTGAAGAACTGCGCGCGGACATTTACATCGGGGTGGTGTATTACCAGCGTCTGCGTCACATGGTCAACGACAAGTTCCAGGTCCGTTCCACGGGTCCTGTTAACAGTTTGACCATGCAGCCGGTGAAGGGAAGAAAGAGGCATGGTGGTATCCGTGTAGGTGAAATGGAAAGAGACGCGCTCATCGGGCACGGTACCTCCTTCTTGTTGCAGGACCGTCTGCTCAACTCCTCGGACTACACGCAATCTGCTGTCTGCCGTGAGTGTGGCTCGATCCTAACCACCCAGAGCAGTGTTCCGAAGATCGGATCGATGGTCACCATACGCTGTCGTCGTTGCGCCATTTCCTTCGATGAAGCTAAGAAGATCATCACGCAGCAGGATAGCGAAGACTCTATTTTCATTGACGACTCGCATATATGGGAGGATGGCCAAGGTAACAAGTTTGTGGGCGGCGGTAACACCACGACAGTGGCAATTCCGTTTGTCTTGAAGTACTTGGACTCAGAGCTTGCCGCTATGGGCATCAGGTTGCGTTACAACGTCGACCCAAAATAA
- a CDS encoding ABR028Cp (Syntenic homolog of Saccharomyces cerevisiae YKL096W (CWP1); Tandem gene quadruplication in this organism), whose translation MKLSPAFTVALMALAKMVVADSAMFSLSISGGVGINQAAGVFMKSGKLVIGAEGSARAAVTEEGKLSFGGGLFAVVDDSGLIKGGAEAEGTSGFSITNGRLSFRGINTFCTTHVDGDSALAVGGGSGEASIRIQATAGGSVLGDFKPAGSVDGSCSCPDASLPGSGTPGSGDSTPSGPDGSQPSGSGSGDHPASTPASGPEGTQPSGPGNGEHPSGPGNGQQPGGQQPGGQQPGGQQPGGQQPGGQQPGGQQPGGQQPGGQQPGGQQPSGPGNGEQPRGPGNDSPANGPASGPQGTQPSGPGNGSPAGGQPANGPGHGPGLPTGPGPAIGQDGSQPSAPGNGGQPANAPAHGPEGSQPNAPAPAHGAPNAPADSVAGKLHGAGQALGHAAGSVQGGGRVDIGAVGNIAGDISGAAETAGQIAGRLSAAGEALGQAAGRISADGGASAGIDAHAAGDVAGKLSGAADLVGSIAGELSGAASAAGELAGSVSGSLGAAGNAGVSGSASLGGEAAGHLSGAAQVAGDVAGKIAGAAQAAANAAGQIHGAAHASSQAGASGEIAGHIAGLGQTLGEAAATLGGLAGSLGPTIGGSVGPGGISGNIGLGGVGLGINAGLGGGAGIHQAELSNADGHSPFGNKEGEENGQQACSTVTTTIVAGQADQGGVATVTVPPGGGVATATVWAGENQQGGNEGNQGGVATATVWPGQGSNEGSQEGVATSTVWPQQSSQGGQATRSIQQATTNGAGFMNFPVGAGLLAAAAMLL comes from the coding sequence ATGAAGTTATCACCCGCTTTTACAGTCGCCTTGATGGCGTTGGCCAAGATGGTCGTTGCCGACTCAGCTATGTTCAGCTTGAGCATATCCGGCGGAGTTGGAATCAACCAGGCTGCTGGCGTGTTCATGAAGTCTGGGAAGCTCGTGATTGGCGCCGAGGGGTCTGCGAGAGCAGCCGTGACGGAAGAGGGGAAGTTGTCCTTCGGCGGTGGATTGTTCGCAGTTGTGGATGATTCCGGCTTAATCAAGGGTGGCGCAGAGGCAGAGGGTACCAGTGGCTTCTCCATCACCAACGGCCGCTTGTCGTTCAGAGGCATTAACACCTTCTGTACCACTCATGTAGATGGTGACAGTGCTCTCGCTGTGGGCGGCGGTAGCGGCGAAGCCTCAATCCGCATCCAAGCGACAGCTGGCGGCTCTGTCTTAGGTGACTTCAAACCAGCGGGCTCCGTTGACGGTTCCTGCTCATGCCCTGACGCGTCTCTCCCTGGGAGTGGCACTCCGGGTAGCGGCGATAGCACGCCATCCGGCCCTGACGGTAGCCAGCCAAGCGGTTCTGGCAGCGGTGACCACCCAGCCAGCACTCCTGCATCTGGCCCAGAGGGCACCCAGCCAAGCGGCCCTGGTAACGGCGAACATCCAAGCGGCCCTGGTAACGGCCAACAGCCAGGCGGCCAACAGCCAGGCGGCCAACAGCCAGGCGGCCAACAGCCAGGCGGCCAACAGCCAGGCGGCCAACAGCCAGGCGGCCAACAGCCAGGCGGCCAACAGCCAGGCGGCCAACAGCCAGGCGGCCAACAGCCAAGCGGTCCTGGTAACGGCGAACAGCCAAGAGGTCCTGGTAACGACTCACCAGCGAACGGGCCTGCTTCTGGACCACAGGGCACCCAACCAAGCGGCCCTGGTAACGGCTCGCCAGCGGGCGGACAGCCAGCGAACGGCCCTGGGCACGGCCCTGGGCTCCCAACCGGCCCGGGACCTGCAATCGGTCAAGACGGGAGCCAGCCAAGCGCTCCAGGTAACGGCGGACAGCCAGCGAACGCGCCTGCACATGGCCCAGAGGGCAGTCAACCAAACGCACCTGCACCCGCACACGGCGCACCAAATGCGCCAGCAGACTCCGTTGCCGGTAAATTGCATGGCGCGGGTCAGGCTCTAGGCCACGCCGCTGGCTCTGTTCAAGGTGGCGGACGCGTGGATATTGGCGCCGTGGGGAATATCGCTGGCGATATCTCGGGTGCAGCGGAAACCGCAGGCCAGATTGCAGGCCGCCTTTCTGCTGCCGGTGAGGCTTTGGGACAAGCTGCCGGACGCATAAGTGCGGACGGCGGCGCTAGCGCGGGTATCGATGCCCATGCTGCAGGTGACGTTGCAGGTAAACTATCCGGTGCTGCAGACCTCGTAGGTTCGATCGCAGGCGAGCTATCCGGCGCGGCATCAGCTGCCGGTGAGCTAGCAGGATCTGTGTCCGGATCTTTGGGTGCTGCAGGAAATGCGGGCGTGTCCGGCTCTGCCAGTCTCGGCGGTGAGGCAGCAGGCCACCTTTCTGGTGCTGCTCAGGTTGCTGGTGACGTAGCAGGCAAGATTGCCGGAGCCGCTCAGGCAGCAGCGAATGCTGCAGGTCAGATACACGGTGCCGCGCATGCCTCGAGCCAGGctggcgccagcggcgAAATCGCAGGCCATATCGCTGGCTTGGGCCAAACTCTCGGCGAGGCTGCCGCTACGCTCGGTGGACTTGCTGGGAGCTTGGGACCAACCATAGGCGGTAGCGTGGGCCCAGGTGGGATTTCTGGAAATATCGGATTAGGAGGTGTCGGTCTCGGCATCAACGCCGGGCTAGGCGGAGGTGCCGGTATTCACCAGGCGGAATTAAGCAATGCTGATGGCCATTCTCCTTTCGGAAACAAAGAGGGCGAAGAGAATGGACAGCAAGCTTGCTCAACTGTTACCACCACTATCGTTGCAGGCCAAGCCGACCAGGGTGGCGTGGCAACCGTGACCGTTCCACCTGGTGGAGGGGTAGCGACTGCCACTGTCTGGGCAGGTGAGAACCAGCAGGGCGGCAACGAAGGCAACCAAGGTGGTGTGGCGACAGCTACTGTCTGGCCAGGGCAGGGTAGCAACGAAGGCAGCCAGGAGGGTGTGGCTACATCTACCGTTTGGCCGCAGCAAAGCTCGCAGGGTGGCCAAGCTACGAGATCTATCCAACAGGCAACCACTAACGGCGCCGGATTTATGAACTTCCCAGTCGGTGCGGGGCTTttggctgctgctgctatGTTGTTGTAA
- a CDS encoding uncharacterized protein (Syntenic homolog of Saccharomyces cerevisiae YGR026W), with protein sequence MVKKEVIRKKRKPQQDPVVRQKLIWTVGHVMTLTCGLIFTCACVYNVLFFYRHWGWSRLLPSWLVPSRLLSFSKYGLVPHHGIGYWAAKTGVPASYRLALVGVLFSHGVTSWQNWARLNPTYYDLLSKDNFQNLLIATLWLFSRSSFYKLVPFIITSYLHLTKKQSASDDETTKQNSMLLHLIAYSELVVLISLLWDTLLFRGASGFALVFYLAIYWLKLNFSPYVQTTVLRILSKLKRVVPASQRERWDAVQDFLLRKLREQKVTQEEARKRL encoded by the coding sequence ATGGTGAAGAAAGAGGTAATCAGAAAGAAACGCAAACCGCAGCAGGACCCGGTGGTGAGGCAGAAGCTCATCTGGACTGTGGGTCACGTGATGACACTGACATGCGGACTGATCTTTACGTGCGCCTGCGTGTATAACGTGCTGTTCTTCTACCGGCACTGGGGCTGGTCGCGGCTGTTGCCGTCGTGGCTGGTGCCATCGCGGCTATTGTCGTTCTCAAAGTACGGGCTGGTACCCCACCATGGGATTGGGTACTGGGCCGCGAAGACCGGGGTGCCAGCATCGTACCGTCTGGCGCTAGTGGGCGTCCTGTTCTCGCACGGCGTGACCTCGTGGCAGAACTGGGCGCGGCTGAACCCAACGTACTACGACCTGCTCAGCAAGGACAACTTCCAGAACCTGTTGATTGCGACCCTGTGGCTGTTTTCGCGGTCCTCGTTCTACAAACTGGTACCCTTCATCATCACGAGCTACCTGCACCTGACCAAGAAGCAGAGCGCCAGTGATGACGAGACGACGAAGCAGAACTCCATGCTGCTTCACCTGATAGCGTACTCTGAGCTGGTCGTGCTTATCTCTCTCCTGTGGGACACGCTGCTCTTCCGGGGCGCATCGGGGTTCGCGCTGGTCTTCTACTTGGCCATCTACTGGCTCAAGCTGAACTTCTCCCCTTACGTGCAGACAACCGTGCTGCGGATTCTTTCCAAGCTGAAGCGTGTGGTTCCCGCGAGCCAGCGCGAACGCTGGGACGCCGTGCAAGACTTCCTGCTCCGGAAACTACGGGAGCAGAAGGTCACTCAGGAAGAGGCCCGCAAGAGGCTCTGA
- the RPS25A gene encoding 40S ribosomal protein eS25 (Syntenic homolog of Saccharomyces cerevisiae YGR027C (RPS25A) and YLR333C (RPS25B); 1-intron), which produces MPPKQQLSKAQKAAAAMAGGKKSKKKWSKKSHKDKAQHAVILDQDKLDRILKEVPTYRYVSVSVLVDRLKIGGSMARVALRHLETEGIIKPISKHSKQAIYTRATASE; this is translated from the coding sequence ATGCCACCAAAACAACAATTATCTAAGGCCCAGAaggccgccgccgccatGGCCGGTGGTAAGAAGTCCAAGAAGAAGTGGTCCAAGAAGTCCCACAAGGACAAGGCCCAGCACGCCGTCATCTTGGACCAGGACAAGCTTGACAGAATCCTAAAGGAGGTCCCAACCTACAGATACGTCTCTGTGTCCGTGTTGGTCGACAGATTGAAGATCGGCGGTTCCATGGCCAGAGTTGCTTTGAGACACTTGGAGACCGAGGGCATCATCAAGCCAATCTCCAAGCACTCCAAGCAGGCTATCTACACCAGAGCTACTGCGTCTGAATAA